From the genome of Hymenobacter sp. PAMC 26628, one region includes:
- a CDS encoding glutaminase family protein, protein MLLKKASLLLVASGFGLAAAHAQALRPPAYPLITHNPYFSVWAFQDELAGGPTRHWTGETQALEGVVRVDGQAYQFLGKVGPQYRAVIPTVREQPYRARYTFKRPAAGWEKPGFAAGGWQEGPAPFSDQPALHGTAWTGGNVWVRRTVRVADPRTTGALSVLMQHDDDAEVYLNGVLLTRQPGYNSSYDHFAVPETARRALRAGDNVLALHANSPRGGEYLDAGLYEALPAPGALPTARQTAVAVTATQTTYTFAAGPVQLTVNFLSPLLLDELETVARPVSYVTYTATATDGRAHPTQVLLTEAGTLASNTPYQTVATRPGQAGALRWQAVGTTAQPVLATAGDNVRIDWGYAYLAAPGAAALGTGAPQVLKSTFATTGALPAGAPLTGQAQRVAQAAVLDLGAVATAPAEGHLLLGYDEQYAVQYFGQNLRPWWRRDPAMTMEKALQAAETDYARLRQKATAFDQKLRADAQAAGGLKYADLCQLAYRQAIAAHSIVAGPKGELLFFSKENFSNGSIGTVDITYPSGPLFLLYNNELAKGLLRFIFEYSESGRWKKDFPAHDVGTYPRANGQTYGEDMPVEEAGNMLIMTAAAVKMDGKPDFAREHWPTLTKWVGFLKRDGFDPANQLCTDDFAGHLARNANLSLKAIMGIACYGQMARQLGDVATSNEYQTLARDLAKKWMQMAQDGDHYALTFDKAPGSWSQKYNLVWDKVLGLNVFPPEVAQQEIAFYLKHQQRYGLPLDSRKTYTKSDWILWTATLASTPADFEALVGPVWQFANDTPSRVPLTDWHETTDAKQQGFQARSVVGGYFMKMLADKLGAP, encoded by the coding sequence ATGCTGCTAAAAAAAGCTTCCCTCCTCTTGGTAGCGAGTGGCTTCGGCCTGGCCGCTGCCCACGCCCAAGCGCTGCGCCCGCCGGCGTACCCGCTCATCACCCACAACCCGTATTTCAGCGTCTGGGCGTTTCAGGACGAGCTGGCCGGGGGCCCCACGCGGCACTGGACCGGCGAAACGCAGGCCCTGGAAGGCGTGGTGCGGGTGGACGGGCAGGCCTACCAATTTTTGGGCAAGGTGGGGCCCCAGTACCGGGCCGTCATCCCGACGGTGCGCGAGCAGCCCTACCGCGCGCGCTACACCTTTAAGCGGCCCGCGGCGGGCTGGGAGAAGCCAGGGTTTGCGGCCGGCGGCTGGCAAGAGGGCCCCGCGCCGTTTTCGGACCAGCCCGCGCTGCACGGCACCGCCTGGACCGGCGGCAACGTGTGGGTGCGGCGCACCGTGCGCGTGGCCGACCCGCGCACCACCGGGGCCCTGAGCGTGCTCATGCAGCACGACGACGACGCCGAGGTGTACCTCAACGGCGTGCTGCTGACCCGCCAGCCGGGCTACAACAGCAGCTACGACCACTTCGCGGTGCCCGAAACCGCCCGCCGGGCCCTGCGCGCCGGCGACAACGTGCTAGCCCTGCACGCCAACAGCCCGCGCGGCGGCGAATACCTCGACGCCGGCCTCTACGAGGCGCTGCCGGCCCCGGGCGCGCTGCCCACGGCCCGCCAAACGGCCGTGGCCGTGACGGCCACCCAAACCACCTACACCTTCGCCGCTGGCCCAGTACAGCTGACCGTCAACTTCTTGTCGCCGCTGCTGCTGGACGAGCTTGAAACCGTGGCCCGGCCTGTTAGCTACGTGACCTACACGGCCACCGCCACCGACGGGCGCGCCCACCCCACCCAGGTCCTCCTAACTGAGGCCGGCACGCTGGCCAGCAACACCCCCTACCAAACGGTGGCCACCCGGCCCGGCCAGGCCGGGGCCCTGCGCTGGCAAGCCGTGGGCACCACCGCGCAGCCCGTGCTGGCCACCGCCGGCGACAACGTGCGCATCGACTGGGGCTACGCCTACCTGGCCGCGCCGGGCGCCGCCGCGCTCGGCACCGGGGCCCCGCAAGTTCTCAAAAGCACTTTTGCCACCACCGGGGCCCTGCCCGCCGGCGCGCCCCTGACGGGCCAGGCCCAGCGCGTAGCCCAGGCCGCGGTGCTTGACCTCGGGGCCGTGGCCACCGCGCCCGCCGAGGGCCACTTGCTGCTGGGCTACGACGAGCAGTACGCCGTGCAGTACTTCGGCCAGAACCTGCGCCCCTGGTGGCGGCGCGACCCGGCCATGACGATGGAAAAAGCCCTGCAAGCGGCCGAAACCGACTACGCCCGCCTGCGCCAAAAAGCCACGGCGTTCGACCAAAAGCTCCGCGCCGACGCCCAGGCCGCCGGGGGCCTAAAGTACGCTGACCTCTGCCAGTTGGCTTACCGCCAGGCCATTGCCGCGCACAGCATCGTGGCGGGGCCCAAGGGCGAGCTGCTGTTTTTCTCCAAAGAGAACTTCTCCAACGGCTCCATCGGCACCGTGGATATAACGTACCCCTCAGGGCCGCTGTTCTTGCTGTATAACAACGAGTTGGCGAAGGGCCTGCTGCGCTTCATCTTTGAATACAGCGAGTCGGGGCGCTGGAAAAAGGACTTTCCGGCCCACGACGTGGGCACCTACCCGCGCGCCAACGGCCAGACCTACGGCGAGGACATGCCGGTGGAAGAAGCCGGCAACATGCTGATTATGACCGCCGCGGCAGTGAAGATGGACGGCAAGCCCGACTTCGCCCGCGAGCACTGGCCCACGCTCACTAAGTGGGTAGGCTTTTTGAAACGCGACGGCTTCGACCCCGCCAACCAGCTCTGCACCGACGACTTTGCCGGCCACTTGGCCCGCAACGCCAACCTCTCCCTGAAGGCCATCATGGGCATCGCCTGCTACGGCCAGATGGCCCGGCAGCTCGGCGACGTCGCCACGTCCAACGAGTACCAGACCCTGGCCCGCGACCTGGCTAAAAAGTGGATGCAAATGGCTCAGGACGGCGACCACTACGCCCTGACCTTCGACAAAGCCCCCGGTTCGTGGAGCCAGAAATACAACTTGGTCTGGGACAAGGTGCTTGGCCTGAACGTGTTCCCGCCCGAGGTGGCGCAGCAGGAAATAGCCTTTTACCTGAAGCACCAGCAGCGCTACGGCCTGCCCCTCGACAGCCGCAAGACCTACACCAAGTCGGACTGGATCCTGTGGACCGCCACGCTGGCCAGTACCCCGGCCGATTTTGAGGCGCTTGTGGGCCCCGTGTGGCAATTCGCCAACGACACGCCCAGCCGCGTACCCCTCACCGACTGGCACGAAACCACCGACGCCAAGCAGCAAGGCTTCCAGGCCCGCTCAGTGGTGGGCGGCTACTTTATGAAAATGCTGGCGGACAAGCTGGGGGCTCCGTAG
- a CDS encoding ABC transporter transmembrane domain-containing protein codes for MSLWEIIRRLYPYVRPYRGLVLGTLLLTLVGSLAAQVNPFVLRYTVDTVPGLLTRHQGLAQGLPLLLAVSALLLGKEIINTGIQFGQKYYGEKIRINVSTQLSADAVHKVLGYQLGFYADNGNQTGKLQTRIDRGVESLMKLVQNFFIDILPLFANAIVALVVMFFANVYVGLVAVAVLPVYF; via the coding sequence ATGAGCCTCTGGGAGATAATTCGCCGCCTCTACCCCTACGTACGGCCGTACCGGGGCCTCGTCCTCGGCACACTGCTGCTGACGCTGGTGGGCTCGCTGGCCGCGCAGGTGAATCCCTTCGTGCTGCGCTACACCGTGGACACGGTGCCGGGCCTGCTCACCCGCCACCAGGGCCTGGCGCAGGGCCTGCCGCTGCTGCTGGCGGTAAGCGCGCTGCTGCTGGGCAAGGAAATCATCAACACCGGCATCCAGTTCGGGCAGAAGTACTACGGCGAGAAAATTCGCATCAACGTCTCCACCCAGCTCTCGGCAGACGCGGTGCACAAGGTGCTTGGCTACCAACTCGGCTTCTACGCCGACAACGGTAACCAAACCGGCAAGCTCCAAACCCGCATCGACCGCGGCGTGGAGAGCCTGATGAAGCTGGTGCAAAACTTCTTCATCGACATCCTCCCGCTCTTTGCCAACGCCATTGTGGCCCTGGTGGTGATGTTTTTCGCCAACGTGTACGTGGGCCTGGTGGCCGTGGCGGTGCTGCCCGTGTACTTCTGA
- a CDS encoding barstar family protein, whose product MTIDLTNVDTKAGFHMTMKSQLGFPDWYGDNWDAFWDAITRLVEMPDCLVLQNWETFAQACSKDMQILRQIVADYQREALGRQILLGE is encoded by the coding sequence ATGACCATCGACCTCACCAACGTCGACACCAAAGCGGGTTTTCACATGACGATGAAAAGCCAACTGGGATTTCCGGACTGGTACGGCGATAATTGGGACGCTTTCTGGGATGCAATTACCAGATTGGTCGAAATGCCGGATTGCTTGGTTTTGCAAAATTGGGAAACCTTCGCCCAGGCCTGCTCCAAGGACATGCAGATTTTGCGCCAGATTGTGGCTGATTACCAGCGGGAAGCACTGGGCAGGCAGATTCTGCTGGGGGAGTAG
- the ytxJ gene encoding bacillithiol system redox-active protein YtxJ has product MSTPWLPLTDAAQLTAIADESRQHPVIIFKHSTTCSISAAAKAKIERQWAASGLDDVPIYYLDLLRFRPLSAQIAEQFGVQHQSPQLLLIQNGEATFDASHMGIRLDAVKAAVAS; this is encoded by the coding sequence ATGTCTACTCCCTGGCTTCCGCTCACCGATGCGGCCCAACTGACGGCCATTGCCGACGAATCGCGCCAGCACCCCGTCATCATCTTCAAACACAGTACTACGTGCTCCATCAGCGCCGCGGCCAAGGCCAAAATTGAGCGCCAGTGGGCCGCTAGCGGCCTCGACGACGTGCCAATTTACTACCTGGATCTGCTGCGCTTCCGCCCCCTGTCGGCTCAAATTGCCGAACAGTTTGGTGTGCAGCACCAGTCGCCGCAGCTGCTGCTCATCCAAAATGGCGAAGCTACGTTCGACGCCTCGCACATGGGCATCCGCCTCGATGCCGTGAAGGCCGCCGTGGCCAGCTAG
- a CDS encoding M20/M25/M40 family metallo-hydrolase, whose protein sequence is MVTLIGLLLFAVLYLARAPRPVPAGAPATAFSAEQALREVAVVARVPHSIGTPANAAVRDYLLRRCRALGLTATVQDTTVVVAGGPGTLTGARVQNVVARLRGRLPGGPAVLVLTHYDSQPHTPGASDDGAGVAAALETIRALRAGPLLAHDVRWVFTDGEEMGLLGAQYDFIPPSAYDYMHQQMPHSQVYICSNGSHFAM, encoded by the coding sequence TTGGTTACCTTGATCGGGTTGCTACTGTTTGCCGTCCTGTACCTGGCGCGGGCCCCACGGCCGGTGCCGGCCGGGGCCCCGGCCACCGCGTTTTCGGCCGAGCAGGCGCTGCGCGAGGTGGCCGTGGTAGCCCGGGTGCCCCACAGCATCGGCACGCCGGCCAACGCCGCGGTGCGCGACTACCTGCTGCGCCGCTGCCGGGCCCTGGGCCTAACGGCCACCGTGCAGGACACCACCGTGGTAGTAGCCGGGGGCCCCGGGACCCTCACCGGGGCGCGGGTGCAGAACGTGGTGGCCCGCCTGCGTGGCCGCCTGCCCGGGGGCCCCGCCGTGCTGGTGCTCACGCACTACGACTCGCAGCCGCACACGCCCGGCGCCAGCGACGACGGCGCGGGCGTGGCCGCCGCCCTCGAAACCATCCGGGCCCTGCGCGCCGGCCCGCTCCTGGCCCACGACGTGCGCTGGGTATTCACCGACGGCGAGGAAATGGGCCTGCTGGGGGCCCAGTACGACTTCATTCCCCCGTCGGCTTACGACTACATGCACCAGCAAATGCCCCACAGCCAAGTCTACATCTGCTCCAACGGCTCTCATTTCGCCATGTGA